A single Methylobacterium sp. 17Sr1-1 DNA region contains:
- a CDS encoding SOS response-associated peptidase, translating into MCNLYSSSRSQDEIRRTFAVDRDETGNLPSLPGIFPDQMAPVIHASDGERVLTMMRWGFPPPPKLGTQPVTNVRNVASPYWRPWLKPAHRCLVPVTSFSEYADTKPRKTPVWFALDESRPLFAFAGIWRPWTGVRGPKRDEPVPEEHRLFSFLTTEANGIVGPVHPKAMPVLLTTPEEWRAWLEAPAEEALQLQRPLPDEMMTEVARGERKDGG; encoded by the coding sequence ATGTGCAACCTCTACAGCAGTTCCCGCTCCCAGGATGAGATCCGGCGCACCTTCGCGGTCGATCGCGACGAGACCGGCAACCTGCCATCGCTGCCCGGCATCTTTCCGGACCAGATGGCGCCCGTCATTCACGCCTCTGACGGTGAGCGGGTACTGACTATGATGCGCTGGGGCTTCCCACCGCCCCCGAAGCTTGGCACGCAGCCGGTCACCAACGTGCGCAACGTCGCCTCGCCCTACTGGCGACCCTGGCTCAAGCCGGCCCACCGCTGCCTCGTGCCGGTGACCTCGTTCAGCGAGTACGCCGACACCAAGCCCCGTAAGACGCCGGTGTGGTTTGCCCTTGACGAGAGCCGGCCGCTGTTCGCCTTCGCGGGGATCTGGCGACCCTGGACGGGCGTGCGTGGACCGAAGCGGGACGAGCCCGTGCCGGAGGAGCACCGGCTGTTCTCGTTCCTGACGACGGAGGCCAACGGGATAGTCGGTCCGGTTCACCCCAAGGCGATGCCGGTCCTCCTGACGACCCCTGAGGAGTGGCGCGCGTGGCTCGAAGCGCCAGCCGAGGAGGCGCTTCAGCTACAACGGCCCCTGCCGGATGAGATGATGACCGAGGTCGCTCGGGGCGAGCGGAAGGATGGAGGATAA
- a CDS encoding DMT family transporter produces the protein MPVGAIGGIVMMLLGVLFFALNDTMGKWLLGTYAVGQLMLVRSISGLCVMAPAIHRVGLSGFRDAPRPGLQLVRAGFSTLEASLFFWGVSTLPLAEVMTYYMAGPIYVTALSPLLLGERVGWRRWAAIGVGFCGVALALHPSPGSLSVGAVCALAGSFFYALFLITTRKLAAVPGTVLMTGQLVSSLIFGAVLVLAYGWTSTGPTDFALMLLLGVGSLLGNLCVNQSLRLAPATTVVPYQYTLILWGMLFGYMFFGEMIGPLTIAGAGIIFASGLFIFLREQQLGRRSKARDVPTEPAIAKLHDLD, from the coding sequence GTGCCGGTGGGCGCCATCGGTGGCATCGTGATGATGCTGCTCGGCGTGCTGTTCTTCGCGTTGAACGACACGATGGGCAAATGGCTGCTCGGCACCTACGCGGTGGGTCAGCTCATGCTGGTCCGCAGCATCTCCGGCCTGTGCGTGATGGCGCCTGCCATTCACCGGGTCGGGCTCAGCGGCTTCCGCGATGCACCGCGCCCCGGATTGCAGCTGGTGAGAGCGGGCTTCTCGACGCTCGAAGCCTCGCTCTTCTTCTGGGGCGTCAGCACGCTGCCCCTGGCTGAGGTCATGACCTACTACATGGCGGGTCCAATCTATGTGACCGCTCTCTCTCCCCTGCTGCTAGGCGAGCGCGTTGGCTGGCGTCGCTGGGCCGCCATCGGGGTGGGCTTCTGCGGGGTCGCCCTTGCCCTCCATCCCTCACCGGGATCGTTGTCCGTGGGAGCGGTGTGCGCCCTCGCCGGCAGCTTCTTCTACGCGCTGTTCCTCATCACCACCCGCAAGCTAGCGGCTGTTCCCGGCACCGTTCTGATGACGGGCCAGCTGGTGTCGTCGCTGATTTTCGGTGCGGTTCTGGTGCTGGCCTATGGGTGGACCTCCACCGGACCCACGGACTTCGCGCTGATGCTGCTGCTGGGCGTTGGATCGCTGTTGGGAAATTTATGCGTGAACCAGTCGCTCCGGCTGGCGCCTGCGACGACGGTCGTGCCCTATCAGTACACGTTGATCCTATGGGGCATGCTGTTCGGCTACATGTTCTTTGGCGAGATGATTGGTCCGCTCACAATAGCTGGAGCCGGCATCATCTTTGCCAGCGGTCTCTTCATCTTCCTGCGGGAGCAGCAGTTGGGGCGGAGGTCGAAAGCCCGTGATGTACCAACTGAGCCAGCGATCGCGAAACTGCATGATCTCGACTGA
- a CDS encoding MFS transporter: MNLPLRRVFPPILLPTFVAVVDGTIITAALPAMASEFGDVERVSWVVASYLVASTVAAPVYGRLGDALGRRRMLLLALVLFVTASVLCALAHSLLTLVGARILQGFGGGGLMVLSQAVLAENVARHQLGRAQGFMAAVIVASSTFGPVAGGALTQAFGWPSVFLVNLPLGLLAMVLLVRLPSREGSGERGKFDWPGLFLFAGSVVPLLLALEQLQSVEPATLLGIGMSLVCLVLLWRQERRAAHPLFPLDLLRRPAMWRANAMAACSGALLVSEATILPIHLRAVDGASAGEIGLMMLPLTATVGVGSLITGRLVSRTGRVAIFPAVGQTAAALGLLLVAFGMGPVGAVLGPWGLPAMLAVVAVFQGSAMPVAQITMQSQAPPAMLGAASASVQLSRSVGSAIGVTIAMGVLFVALGRNAAIADVFADAVRHGPAALASLPEASRGSAMTHIQSGFSAAFSTIALFAIANAVLAWTLPVRRL; encoded by the coding sequence ATGAATTTGCCGCTCCGGCGAGTGTTTCCGCCCATCCTGCTCCCAACATTCGTAGCCGTGGTTGACGGTACCATCATCACGGCGGCGCTGCCGGCGATGGCGAGCGAGTTCGGCGACGTGGAGCGGGTCTCCTGGGTGGTCGCATCCTACTTGGTGGCCAGCACCGTGGCGGCACCCGTCTACGGTCGGCTGGGGGATGCTCTCGGGCGGCGACGCATGCTGCTGCTGGCCCTGGTGCTGTTCGTCACGGCGTCCGTGCTGTGCGCCTTGGCTCATAGCCTCCTGACGCTGGTTGGGGCGCGCATTCTGCAGGGCTTCGGCGGCGGAGGCTTGATGGTGCTGAGCCAGGCGGTGCTCGCCGAGAATGTCGCGCGCCATCAGCTCGGTCGAGCCCAAGGGTTCATGGCCGCCGTGATCGTGGCCTCCTCAACATTCGGTCCGGTGGCAGGCGGGGCGCTGACGCAGGCGTTCGGATGGCCTTCGGTCTTCCTGGTGAACCTGCCGCTCGGCCTGCTGGCTATGGTGCTTCTTGTGCGGCTACCCAGCCGCGAAGGCAGCGGCGAGCGCGGGAAGTTCGACTGGCCGGGCCTATTCCTGTTTGCCGGATCGGTGGTGCCGCTCCTGTTGGCGCTGGAACAGCTACAGAGCGTCGAACCTGCGACGCTGCTCGGGATCGGGATGTCCCTGGTCTGCCTCGTGCTGCTGTGGCGGCAGGAGCGGCGAGCGGCGCACCCGCTGTTCCCGCTGGACCTGCTGCGTCGCCCGGCCATGTGGCGAGCGAACGCCATGGCTGCCTGCTCCGGCGCGTTGCTGGTGAGCGAAGCGACGATCCTGCCGATCCACTTGCGAGCGGTGGACGGGGCTTCGGCAGGAGAGATCGGGCTGATGATGCTGCCTCTGACTGCGACGGTTGGGGTAGGATCGCTGATCACGGGGCGACTGGTCTCGCGTACTGGGCGTGTCGCCATTTTCCCCGCAGTGGGTCAGACCGCAGCCGCGCTGGGCTTGCTGCTCGTGGCGTTCGGGATGGGTCCGGTCGGGGCAGTGCTCGGCCCCTGGGGTCTCCCGGCGATGCTGGCGGTCGTGGCGGTGTTTCAGGGCTCGGCTATGCCGGTGGCTCAAATCACCATGCAGTCGCAGGCTCCACCCGCCATGCTGGGTGCTGCGTCTGCGTCCGTGCAACTGTCGCGGTCGGTTGGCTCGGCCATCGGCGTCACCATCGCGATGGGGGTGCTGTTCGTGGCGCTGGGTCGGAACGCCGCGATTGCTGATGTCTTCGCCGACGCCGTTCGACACGGTCCCGCCGCCCTGGCGAGCTTGCCAGAGGCGTCGCGCGGTTCAGCAATGACACACATTCAAAGCGGCTTCTCAGCCGCCTTCTCGACCATCGCACTCTTCGCTATAGCCAATGCAGTACTGGCGTGGACCCTGCCGGTGCGGCGGCTCTAA